Proteins found in one Nitratiruptor sp. SB155-2 genomic segment:
- a CDS encoding cytochrome D1 domain-containing protein, translating into MKLKIGISAFLAVGLVGALQASSDIKLSPEEMKKATQIYFDRCAGCHGMLRKGALGPNLLPKKTRQIGTKTLEYIIYNGTPGGMPNWGSSGEMTKEETALMAKFIQLPPVSPPEKSMADMKKTWKVLVPPEKRPKKPETKRNWENYFGVVLRDVGKVAIIDGDTKELVSIVKSGFATHILRTSKSGRYMYAIGRDGKASVIDLWMKKPQNVAEIRVCNDARSIDTSKAKGYEDEYAVVGCYWPPSIVTLKGDTLEPIQIVSTASYTYDTGEFTREARVASIVANHHKPEWVINVKETGQVWLYNYSDPRDPKIHMLMAERYLHDGGWDLTKRYFLVAANARNKVVAVDTKDGEIAAIIPTGGTKPHPGRGANVSHPKYGPIWCTGHIGSNDVVCIGTDPTYHPQYAWRVVADIKLPGNGGGNLFVKTHPACKYIIADRPVNPDRKLQTQLYVIDKNKLKVVKTIKVPKKFVKEHTVTVNGKKIKVKPRGPVHIEFNKDGDEFWVSVWGNKLVPSAILVYDAEKLKLKKAITGDWVRTPTGKFNVFNTKYDIY; encoded by the coding sequence ATGAAACTAAAGATTGGAATCAGTGCATTCCTTGCCGTTGGATTAGTGGGTGCTTTACAAGCCTCTTCAGATATCAAGTTGAGCCCTGAAGAGATGAAAAAAGCGACGCAAATCTATTTCGATCGATGTGCAGGATGTCACGGGATGCTGAGAAAAGGGGCTTTGGGACCAAACCTTCTTCCTAAAAAGACTCGTCAAATTGGCACAAAAACACTTGAGTACATCATCTACAACGGTACCCCGGGAGGGATGCCAAACTGGGGTTCTAGTGGTGAAATGACAAAAGAAGAGACTGCATTGATGGCTAAGTTTATCCAGCTCCCACCAGTTTCCCCTCCTGAAAAAAGTATGGCGGATATGAAAAAAACCTGGAAAGTCTTGGTTCCACCTGAGAAGAGACCTAAAAAACCAGAAACAAAAAGAAACTGGGAGAACTATTTTGGCGTTGTTCTCAGAGATGTGGGTAAAGTGGCCATTATCGATGGTGATACGAAAGAGTTGGTCAGTATCGTGAAATCTGGTTTTGCAACCCATATTCTACGAACCAGTAAGTCTGGCCGATATATGTATGCAATAGGACGGGATGGTAAAGCAAGCGTTATCGACTTATGGATGAAAAAACCGCAAAACGTTGCCGAGATTCGAGTCTGTAACGATGCGCGAAGTATCGATACATCTAAGGCAAAAGGGTATGAGGATGAGTATGCGGTAGTTGGATGTTACTGGCCACCATCAATCGTAACGCTCAAAGGTGACACATTAGAGCCTATTCAAATTGTCTCAACCGCGAGCTATACTTACGATACGGGTGAATTTACAAGAGAGGCTCGAGTTGCTTCCATCGTTGCGAACCACCATAAGCCAGAATGGGTTATCAATGTCAAAGAGACCGGCCAGGTATGGCTCTACAACTATTCTGATCCAAGAGATCCTAAGATCCATATGCTGATGGCGGAACGGTATCTGCATGATGGTGGTTGGGACCTGACTAAACGATACTTCCTCGTTGCAGCAAACGCGAGAAATAAAGTTGTCGCAGTGGATACGAAAGATGGTGAGATCGCTGCAATCATTCCGACAGGTGGAACAAAACCGCATCCAGGGCGTGGTGCGAATGTGAGCCATCCAAAATATGGCCCAATCTGGTGTACAGGACATATCGGTAGTAACGATGTGGTTTGTATCGGAACAGATCCAACATACCATCCGCAATATGCATGGCGAGTCGTTGCTGATATTAAACTTCCTGGAAATGGTGGTGGTAACCTTTTTGTCAAAACACACCCAGCGTGTAAATATATCATTGCAGATAGACCTGTCAATCCTGACAGAAAACTGCAAACACAACTCTATGTTATTGACAAGAACAAACTCAAAGTCGTCAAAACAATCAAGGTACCTAAAAAGTTTGTCAAAGAGCATACCGTTACGGTCAATGGCAAAAAAATCAAAGTTAAACCAAGAGGTCCTGTTCATATCGAATTCAACAAAGACGGTGATGAATTTTGGGTCAGTGTTTGGGGGAACAAACTCGTTCCAAGTGCGATCTTGGTATACGATGCTGAAAAACTCAAACTCAAAAAAGCGATCACAGGAGATTGGGTACGAACTCCAACAGGAAAATTCAACGTCTTCAACACGAAATACGACATCTACTAA